DNA from Planctomycetota bacterium:
ACCGCCTCGACCTTGCGTTCGTCGACATCGACGCACACGACGTCGTGCCCGTGCTCCGCGTAGCAGGCGGCGCTGACGAGTCCGACGTAGCCGGTGCCGATGATCGTGACGTTCATGCCAGGTTGCGGGTGTCGTGAGTCAAACGGTCTCTTCGTCCGTCGCCGGGTGCTCGGCGTACCAGGCGAGAAGCTTGCGAAGGCCTTCGTCGAGGCCGACCTGCGGATCGAAGCTGAGCTCCTCGCGGGCCTTGGTCATCACCGGGCAGCGACGGTTCGGGTTGTCCTTGAGGTAGTCGGCGTCCGGTGGTGGTGCGGTGACGACCTTGCCGGCGTAGTCGAAGAGGTCGCGACCGGCATCAGCCATGGCTCGGGCGAAGTCGCCGATGGCGACCTCCGGCTCTTCGATGCCGACG
Protein-coding regions in this window:
- a CDS encoding 3-hydroxyacyl-CoA dehydrogenase NAD-binding domain-containing protein gives rise to the protein MNVTIIGTGYVGLVSAACYAEHGHDVVCVDVDERKVEAV